A window of the Chroogloeocystis siderophila 5.2 s.c.1 genome harbors these coding sequences:
- a CDS encoding 50S ribosomal protein L25/general stress protein Ctc, whose product MEITVEGKKRAEGSKPNALRRSGLIPANLYGHNGTESIHLTLEAKAVETLLKQASVNNTLIQLNISDLPWRGKALLREVQRHPTKRFPYHLSFFSVAAQDTVEVEVPLHFVGEAPGVKIEGGALDTVLTHIQVRCAPDRIPETIEIDVSNMNMGDVLYLRELVLPEGVSLVSETNDAVVSVLAPQITPEIIEAQEAAADAEIATAQASEAEQKEPQTDAETGG is encoded by the coding sequence ATGGAAATCACAGTCGAAGGAAAAAAAAGAGCAGAAGGTAGTAAGCCAAACGCTCTACGTCGTTCAGGTTTAATTCCTGCCAATTTGTACGGTCACAACGGTACAGAGTCAATTCATCTTACCTTAGAAGCAAAAGCAGTAGAAACGCTGTTAAAACAAGCTTCAGTCAACAACACACTGATTCAGTTAAATATTAGCGATCTGCCCTGGCGCGGTAAAGCGCTCCTACGGGAAGTTCAACGCCACCCGACTAAAAGATTTCCTTATCACCTGAGTTTCTTCTCGGTTGCAGCCCAAGATACTGTAGAGGTAGAAGTGCCACTACACTTTGTCGGCGAAGCACCTGGGGTGAAAATAGAAGGTGGTGCGCTAGATACAGTTTTGACGCATATCCAAGTTCGTTGCGCTCCCGATCGCATTCCTGAAACCATTGAAATTGACGTCTCTAATATGAATATGGGAGACGTGCTGTATCTTCGAGAGTTAGTCTTACCCGAAGGTGTTTCCTTGGTAAGCGAAACTAACGATGCTGTCGTTTCTGTCTTAGCACCACAAATTACACCAGAAATTATTGAAGCCCAAGAAGCCGCAGCTGATGCAGAAATTGCGACAGCACAAGCATCTGAAGCCGAACAGAAAGAACCACAAACCGACGCTGAAACGGGCGGTTAA